A stretch of DNA from Nonlabens ponticola:
TACAAATTAAAACGGTGTCCATGAAAAAATCAATCAACCCAATAGGGCTCGTACTCTTGTGCTTACTTTTTTCAAGTTGTGGAGCCTACTTTAATCAGCCACTTGATACTCAAAATGCGCGAGTAGGAGAAACTACAGACGCCACGTTGCGTTTGAGAGAATTGCCGCCACCTGTTGCACCAGCGGTTGTAGGCGTATATAAATTTGAGGATCAAACAGGACAGTTCAAACAGGCAGAGTCTGGTTCAACCTTTAGCAATGCCGTTACTCAAGGTGGTACTACTATTCTTGTAAAGGCACTAGAAGATTCTAAATGGTTCACACCGATAGAGCGAGAAAACTTAGGTAATCTTATTAATGAACGCAATATTATTCTTTCAACTCGCAAGGATTTTGCACAAAAGACAAACACCCAGGTAAAAGACTTGCCACCATTACTTTATGCGGGTGTCTTGATAGAAGGTGGTATCGTTTCTTATGATACTAATGTACTTACCGGTGGTGTCGGCGCGAGATACTTTGGCGCTGGTGGTTCTACAAAATATCGTCAAGATCGAGTTACCGTTTACTTAAGAGTAGTCTCTACTAAGAATGGTGCCATCATGAAAACGGTTTATGTTTCTAAATCTATTTACTCACAAGCTGTAGATGCGAGCCTTTTCAGGTACGTGAACTTCAAACGATTACTAGAGGCAGAAACCGGTTTCACGCGCAACGAGCCAGGACAATTAGCTGTAAAAGAAGCTATTGAAAAGGCCGTAGAAGCTCTTATAGTAGAAGGTATCAGCGCAGATTTATGGTATCCAGCAGGTGGCGAGCCAGTCGCTAATAAGATGATTGCTGACTACCGTCAGGAAAAAGAAGTGGCAGAGCGTACTGACGTTTATCAACGCGATCTTCTTGATCGACGCAGTCGCTGGAGACTGGATATAGGTGCTGGTGGAACCTATGCTAACAACGATTTACCTGACCCATACTATGAATATTCTATCACGGGTGGGTTGAAATATAATTTCTCACCACATCTGGGAATTTATGGTAGTATTAATAGATATCGATTGAAGAATACTGATTTATTCAATAGAGAATTTAGCAGTAGTGATCTCAATCTAGAGTTGACCGTGTTACCGTTTGAAAAATTCACTCCTTATGCCTATGGTGGCGCTGGACTCAATTATGCTAATTCTTTACAAGTAGTGGATTTTAAAGCTCAAGCAGGCCTAGGCTTTGAATACATGGCCACGCCAGCTATCGGGCTCAAGGTTTATGGAGAGTACAATGTCGTATTTTCTGATGAACTGGAAAACCTCGTTGCAGGACAGCAGGATGATCACTATTACAAATTTGGCGCTGGTATCAATATATACATTGGTGGTAGCAAGGCAAAGGATAATTCCGCGCGCTATCAACGTCGCAGGGCAGCTCGAGATGCAAGAAGAAAGAGTCGTCTAGAACCGCCCATTGATAGTAGTAATGATACTACGATTCCGCTTTCGCGAAAGCAAAATAATAACACATCTCAACAACTTTAATCATGAGAGCAAAAATCATATTTATTGTATCGATCCTAGTATTGGCTATTTCCTGTACGGAAGATACCGTTGAGGTCAACGGCAAGGGAACTGTAACAGGTAGAGTAGTGGCCGATGAAAGTTTTGAGCCACTAGCAAATGTCAAAATATCGACCAACCCAAATACGAGCACTACATTTACTGATGCAGATGGACAGTTCTCACTAGAAATTGAGAATGGCACCTATGCCGTAAAAGCAGAGAAAGATGGATTTCTAGTGGACTTTGAAAGTGCCGATGTAGAGACAGATGAGGAAACGACTCTCGTGTTTGAGTTAAAAGTAAGCACGGCAAATAATCAACCGCCTAGCGCACCAGAACTAATTTTTCCTGAGGATGAAGCGGTAGAAATACCCTTCAACTTTACGCTAGAATGGGAGTCTCTTGATGTAGATCAAGACAGCCTTACTTACACGGTTACCTTGAGGAATGCGAGCGATAACAGTGTTAGAACTTTTGAAGATATTGAGGAAGATGAGCTTGAGGTGACCGTTGAGTACGGCACTACCTATTTCTGGCAAGTGACGGTTAATGATGGTATCAACGATCCAGTAAATAGCTCTTTAAACAGCTTTACTACTCAATCAATACCTGCTAATCGATTCTTGTACGTGCGTAAAGATGATGACAATAATGTCATTTACAGTGCAGATCGTGATGGCAACGAGATTGCCCTTACGGACGAGTCGCGCAATAGTTGGCGCCCACGAGTCAATAAGCAAGTAGGGCGCATTGCTTTCTTGCGCAGTGTAGGTAGTAATACACAGCTTTTTACCATGAATTTAAACGGCAATGATGTACGACAGGTGAGTAGCAGTGTTCCCGTACGTGGTTTTAATCTGGATGAGATTGATATAGCTTGGGCAAACAATGGTTCGGCTATATATTATCCATCACAAAATCGACTTTACCGCATCAACACCAATGGTAGTGGCTTGACTCAAGTTTATCAAACGGTTAATGGCAATCTTATTAGTGAAGTTGATTATAATAATGGCGTCATAGCTTTAAAAACCAATGATCTAGATGGGTATAATGTTGAGATATTTACCATTAATGAGAGTGGTACGAGACTCAATACTGTTTTGACAGGAATCGATGGCGCTGCTGGTGGTCTTGATTTGAGCATCGATAATACACGCCTGTTATATAGCCGTGATGTGTCTGGGTTTGAAAGTAGTGATTACCGCAGATTAGACAGTCGCGTTTTTATACATCAGTTTAATAATCAATCAAACACTGAAATCTCCTTTAATAAACCTGGTGGTACTAATGATCTAGATCCTAGATTCTCACCTACTGATGCTCAAGTGATTGTTACCAATCGAGATAATGATGATACAGGCGTTGGTACAATTGATATACTAGAGTTGGGTCAGGTTGATCCACGTAATAACACCTTTGAAAATGCATTTATGCCAGATTGGGAATAGCATCCTTTTATCTATAAATGGGATGCGTATCCCGTTTTTAAGTCTTGAATCTCTGAGCAAGGTTCAACGGGCTAGATAACTGAATATGATACTTACGCAACATCAATATTTATGATGCTGTTCCTTCTGCATAAAATTGAAAAAGCCTAGCTGGATCTTAGGGAATCCGACTAGGCTTTTATTCTAAATATTAGTCAAATATAACACCCAAAAGCAAGAAACAGCGATTAAAGTATGTATTTACCAAAAATTTTGCTTTTAGTCGGTTAATCGATGGTTTCCAAATAAGCTTTAAGCTTTAATGTAGCAGGTCTATTAGGCTACTTTGCTATAGTTGACCAATTATAGAGATAGCAAGGATTTGGTAATTAGTCCTCTTCAAAAGTTACGCTCTCATAAGCGCCAGCATCTGGTGAGCCAGCATCGCGAGCCGCTTGAGTTATATCTAGAGACGCCACGGTCGCTGGATTTCCTAGTCCATTTGCCGCACTTTCATTGCTTATCTGCAATTCATTGCGAGCAGCGTTCTTGAAGAATGGTTCCTCATTGAGAATGACCTGCTCGTATAAATCTGTATTACTAAAATCATAAACAGAAATATCTTCCAACTCGCCAAATCGATCCTCAAACTTGATCAATGAGTTTTCAAATTTGAAATTTAGGTCACTCACCTCGTCATCAAGTATCAACAGTTCTAAATCTCTATCGCCATAGATGATGCAGTTGGTGAAAACCGCATTCTCCAAGGGTTCGCTCAATCCACTATTAGGAATTGTATTAGAAATGAATAACGCTGGATCCTGGCGTAGACCATTTGGGAAAAAGTTTGCGATCGTACAATTATTGAAGTTGTATTCACCACCTAACCGCAATACTACCGATGATTGACCAGAGTTATTGATCACAAGATTCTCCGCATCAATACTAGCTGTAGATGCAAGTATGCCGTTATTAGCGCTATTATAAATTTGCGTGTTATCTATGCGTAATGTAGCTCCATCATCGTCATCGCTCTGACTATCCATGATAATCCCAACACTCGAGTTGCGTATGGTAAGGTGTGAGATTTCATGATCTTTGCTACCTGCCGTAAGCCAGATGGCAGTCCATTGTCCAGGTAGGTCATTAAATGCAGGCTCTAGCCTGTCGCCTTGAAAGATCACCTCATTTTCTAATGCTTCGGTTAGGCTAGGAGCACCATTTACTTTAAGTGTTGATTCATTTGAGGCGATAATACCGCTGCCATCATGAAAAAATAATCTAGCGCCAGCTTCAATAGTTAGCGTTTGATCATTGGGTATGGCAGCAAATCCATAAATCACATATGGTTTTTCATTAGTAAAGGTGAGTTCATCCTCGTCTAGAACAAATCCTCTTATACGTATTTCATTCTCATCTTGGTCAACGCCTAATAACAAGGATTCCTCAATGCCTTCATCATCTCGCTCTGGGAAAAGAAAAATTGCATCCTTAATCAAGGTCACTAATTCTACAGATTGGAAATCACCTGAACTACCAAAATCGATCGTATCCAGATAAAGGAACTCATCATCATCGGTCTGTGTATTAATATCGACAGTGGTTTCAATAAAGACAAATAGGGAATCGTTTGCCAGTAATTCTACATTTTCAAAAACTCTACCAGGCACTCCATCAACAGCAAGTCGATACAGCGATTCATCACCTTGTCTTAATCGTACCTGTGGTATGAGAATATCCTCATCGCTGCGATTATAAACCTTTACGGTTCTCGTACTGCTACCTATATTGGTAAATACCGTGTCCAGAAAAACAGTGTCCTGTGAGAATTCTAGCGCGCCGACACTTTCAGTAAATTCAAAATCGTTGCGACAAGAAGCCAACAGAATAATTACAGTACCTAATAATATGGAGTACGCTATGTTTTTCATGAATGTATTTCAAATAAATCTCTCAATTCTTGAGAGATGCGGACAGGCTTACCTGATTTGTCAACTGCACACCAGTCGCTGGTGGTTTTAGCCAGCAGCTGCATGCCATCCTTTTTATAGATTTCTATAAAACGCTCATAGCGCACGTTTGTTGCTCGACCAACTTGTGTCTTAATGACGATCTCGTCATTTAGTTTAGCACTGTTTTTATATTCAATACAATGTTTGATCATGACCCAATCGTATGCGTCCTTCATCTCATCAGTGGCGGCATTCAACCAGTGGTCCATGGCGATATCATTTGCCCACTGCACATACATCACATTGTTTACATGATTCAGATGGTCAATTTCTGTTTCATTGACTGTGCGCTCCATGGTATAGATTGGTAAGTCGTCACGCATTTTATTCTAGTTCTGGATGGCAATTTCAAACAATTTATTCCAGCGTTTGCCAGTTACAAACAGTCTATCATTGCTGCTATCATAAGCAATACCGTTGAGAACATTGTCTTGATCATTCCAGTTTTCTACTACCGTTTTGTCCAGTCTGTCTTGCAAGCCGTTCATATCGATCACAGCTTCTAACGCACCGTTTTCTGGATTGACGATCATCACTACGTTTTGCTGGTAGATATTGGCATAAATTTTCCCATTGACCCATTCCAGCTCATTTATTTTCTCAAAAACTTTTTTATCAGATACTATCTGGATGTACTCCAGTTCTTCAAAAGTTTCTGGATCAATCTTCCATATTTTATTACTACCGTCACTCTTGTACAAGTACTCACCATCGTTGCACAAACCCCAACCTTCTTTACTGCGATTGTAGGCAAACTCGCCCGTGCGGTTTAGGTCTAGATCATAAGTGTAGGCATAACCGCTTTTCCACGTAAGTTGGTAAACTGTTTTGTCCAGTATAGTCAGACCTTCTGCAAAAACATTTTTATCTAGTTCCTTCTTTAGTAAAATCTCACCAGTTTCAACGTCAGTCGTGCGTATGTCTGATTCATTGTATTGTCCAGCGCTCTCATACAGGGTAGCATCATTAAACTCCAATCCTTGCGTGTAGGCATCACTGTGTGGATACTCGTTGACTACTTGATATTTGTATATTTTTGGCGCCTTCGTATTATACTTTTCGATAGTTTCCTTAGCTCTTGCTATGCGGCCATTTTGATAAATCGTGGCTTCATAGGTTAGTTTACCTAGTGGTTGGTTTGTTAGCTTTCGCGAAAGCGTAACTCCATCAACACCATCCAGCACACGACCGTTTTGTCTCCATACAACGCTGTCCATTCCCATGTTTGCATCATCTAGTAGCGAAAGATTTACCGTATCACCATCATTCCAGCTCGATTTTGGATTATTTACAACGACCTTATAATTCTTATTAAATTTTTCTAGCTCTGTTTTACAGGCTGATAATGAGAGCGCTATCGTTAGTAAAAAAACAGAATTTCTCCAGTTCATAATGGCATTTTATCTATGCGAAATATAGTGAGAAAAATGCAGGCTCAAAACCTTTGTGAGGTTGTATGAGCACTGTATATTTGCACTGGGCAAGTCCTACACAACCAGCTCCTGCTGAACTCCTCCAGGGCGGGAACGCAGCAAAGGTAAGCGGTCGTAGCGGTGTGATGTAGGTAGCTTGCCTTTTTTTGTGCGCTATACTCAAATTTAACTATCTGATATCTAGTTGTTTATGAAAAACGTGGTTTTAGTTACTGGTGGTTCATCTGGAATAGGAAAAGCTATCGCCCAGTATTTACACGATAGAAACTACAAAGTATACGGCACCAGCCGCAGTCCCGAGAAGTATGCAGACCTACCATTTACTCTCTTACAGCTTGATGTTCAAGATCAAATTTCTGTTAATAAGGCTGTTGAAGAATTAATCCAACGAGAAGGCAAACTTGATATACTTATAAATAACGCAGGTGTAGGAATCACGGGACCCATGGAAGAGACGCCTATCGATGAGGTTAAACATGCGATGGATACTAATTTTTATGGACCACTAAGAGTATTGCAAGCCGTGTTGCCTCATATGAGAAAGCAAAAATCTGGTCGTGTCATCAATATCACCAGTATCGCTGGCTATATGGGATTACCTTATAGAGGCATCTATAGTGCGAGTAAGGGTGCTCTAGAAATCGCTACAGAGGCATATCGCATGGAGTGCGCACACTTGAATATTCATTTTAGCAATGTGGCGCCAGGCGATTTTGCTACAAATATTTCCGCCGGTAGATTTCACGCGCCAGTAAAGGAGAACGGTGATTATGCAGCAGGTTACAAGCACACACTCAACCTTATTGACGAACATGTAGAGGATGGCAGCGATCCAATTGAAGTTGCGCAGGTGATTCACAAAATTCTACAGCAATCCAATCCAGGTATACACTATAAAGTAGGTAGCTTCCTGCAAAAGTTTTCTATCACACTCAAGAAAATACTACCAGAGAAATCCTATGAGAAAATGCTCAAGAAGCATTATGGGTTGAAGTAATCTGGTTTTGATTATTCACCTTTTTTGAAAGGATAGATCATTTGATTGGCAAGATCTTCAGGAAAATTCTCATCACCAGGAAAGCCTAATTCAAGCTCAGGATCATGATAGGGAACCACCGCTGTTCCAAAAAGATAATCCCAAACACTCAACGACAGCCCGTAGTTAACACCATACTTTCTGCCATTAGGTAGTTTGCGTGCATGATGCCATAGGTGCATTTTGGGATTATTCAAGATGTATTTGAAAGGGCCGTAATCCCAATTAAGGTTCGCATGATTTAAATGACCTATGAATACTCCTATCATATGTACCACAAAGAATTGTTGTATCCCAAAGCCAATCATTGCTAGTGGCAAGTACTGTAATGTCTTATAAATAATCGTTTCCATAAAGTGAAACCTGAACTGTGCGGCAAATCCCATTTCTTTTACACTATGGTGAACTTTGTGAAATTGCCACAACCATGGTACTCTATGTAATAATCTATGAATATTCCATTGCACAAAATCTGCAACTACAAACATGATGAGTAGCTGTGACCAGGCTGGCCAGGTTTGTAATTCAAACGCGACCATATTCTCAAGACCTATGCTTTGTAATAGATCATTGAATAGCTGCACGCCTATATTAGAAATCGCATTATAGCCAACCAGTGAGAACAAAAAGAAGTTGAAGAATAAATAAAATAGATCTAACCAGAAGTCCTTGCGCAGGATTTTTTGATTTTTACGCCAAGGCAACCATATCTCCAAACAAAACACAAGAACGGATAAACCTATTAACCAGTAGAAATAGTTATTCCACGCCGGTGTTGTGATCTCGCTCCATAGATAATTAGCGTAATCACTGAATGAGTTAAGAAATAGGTCTAGGTATGTGTCCATTATAAAGGGTGTCGCATTGCAATGATACTCTTTACAAAGGTTAGTAGGTTGAGATATATTTAAGTAAGACTCACTTTACTATTTTTGATGAACAAAATCTTCTCGAATGAAAAAGTATTTTCTTGCATCGCTAATCGTGGTATTGCTAATAGGTTGTAAAAATGATAAAACCCAAGAGAAAGAAATGAGCAAAGAGGTCGTTTCCAATTTTGATTGGGATGCGGCAAACGTCTATTTTTTATTGACAGATCGTTTCAATAACGGCGATAAAAGTAATGATAATACGGTTCCTAGAGATGAAGAGACGGCAACCTTACGTGGATTTGAAGGCGGTGATTTTGTTGGTATTCAAAATAAGATTGAAGAAAATTATTTCACAGACTTAGGCGTCAATGCGATCTGGCTCACACCCATCTTTGAACAAGTAAAAGGTGGAGTAGATGAGGGCACAGGTTACACCTATGCCTACCATGGCTATTGGGCCAAAGATTGGACAGCCATTGAGCCAGCATATGGAACGATGGAAGAATTTAAATCACTAGTCCAGGCGGCTCACGATAAAGGCATCAGAATATTACTTGACGTGGTCATCAATCATGCAGGTCCGGTAACTGAACAAGATCCCGTATGGCCAGAAGATTGGGTGCGCACAGGACCCGTGTGTACTTATCAAGATCAAGAGACAGCGGTGAGCTGTACACTTACTAATAATTTACCAGATGTTCTTACGGATAGTAAGGAAGAAGTGGAGCTACCACCAGCGCTAGTTCAAAAATGGAAAGATGAAGTCAGATATGAGGAAGAAGTACAGGAACTTGACGCCTTTTTTGAAGAATCTGGATTGGCAAGAACACCAGCTAATCATCTAATCAAATGGGTCACAGACTACGCTCGCGAGACTGGTGTAGATGGCTTTAGAA
This window harbors:
- a CDS encoding CsgG/HfaB family protein, encoding MKKSINPIGLVLLCLLFSSCGAYFNQPLDTQNARVGETTDATLRLRELPPPVAPAVVGVYKFEDQTGQFKQAESGSTFSNAVTQGGTTILVKALEDSKWFTPIERENLGNLINERNIILSTRKDFAQKTNTQVKDLPPLLYAGVLIEGGIVSYDTNVLTGGVGARYFGAGGSTKYRQDRVTVYLRVVSTKNGAIMKTVYVSKSIYSQAVDASLFRYVNFKRLLEAETGFTRNEPGQLAVKEAIEKAVEALIVEGISADLWYPAGGEPVANKMIADYRQEKEVAERTDVYQRDLLDRRSRWRLDIGAGGTYANNDLPDPYYEYSITGGLKYNFSPHLGIYGSINRYRLKNTDLFNREFSSSDLNLELTVLPFEKFTPYAYGGAGLNYANSLQVVDFKAQAGLGFEYMATPAIGLKVYGEYNVVFSDELENLVAGQQDDHYYKFGAGINIYIGGSKAKDNSARYQRRRAARDARRKSRLEPPIDSSNDTTIPLSRKQNNNTSQQL
- a CDS encoding carboxypeptidase regulatory-like domain-containing protein, with amino-acid sequence MRAKIIFIVSILVLAISCTEDTVEVNGKGTVTGRVVADESFEPLANVKISTNPNTSTTFTDADGQFSLEIENGTYAVKAEKDGFLVDFESADVETDEETTLVFELKVSTANNQPPSAPELIFPEDEAVEIPFNFTLEWESLDVDQDSLTYTVTLRNASDNSVRTFEDIEEDELEVTVEYGTTYFWQVTVNDGINDPVNSSLNSFTTQSIPANRFLYVRKDDDNNVIYSADRDGNEIALTDESRNSWRPRVNKQVGRIAFLRSVGSNTQLFTMNLNGNDVRQVSSSVPVRGFNLDEIDIAWANNGSAIYYPSQNRLYRINTNGSGLTQVYQTVNGNLISEVDYNNGVIALKTNDLDGYNVEIFTINESGTRLNTVLTGIDGAAGGLDLSIDNTRLLYSRDVSGFESSDYRRLDSRVFIHQFNNQSNTEISFNKPGGTNDLDPRFSPTDAQVIVTNRDNDDTGVGTIDILELGQVDPRNNTFENAFMPDWE
- a CDS encoding right-handed parallel beta-helix repeat-containing protein, whose translation is MKNIAYSILLGTVIILLASCRNDFEFTESVGALEFSQDTVFLDTVFTNIGSSTRTVKVYNRSDEDILIPQVRLRQGDESLYRLAVDGVPGRVFENVELLANDSLFVFIETTVDINTQTDDDEFLYLDTIDFGSSGDFQSVELVTLIKDAIFLFPERDDEGIEESLLLGVDQDENEIRIRGFVLDEDELTFTNEKPYVIYGFAAIPNDQTLTIEAGARLFFHDGSGIIASNESTLKVNGAPSLTEALENEVIFQGDRLEPAFNDLPGQWTAIWLTAGSKDHEISHLTIRNSSVGIIMDSQSDDDDGATLRIDNTQIYNSANNGILASTASIDAENLVINNSGQSSVVLRLGGEYNFNNCTIANFFPNGLRQDPALFISNTIPNSGLSEPLENAVFTNCIIYGDRDLELLILDDEVSDLNFKFENSLIKFEDRFGELEDISVYDFSNTDLYEQVILNEEPFFKNAARNELQISNESAANGLGNPATVASLDITQAARDAGSPDAGAYESVTFEED
- a CDS encoding acyl-CoA thioesterase, producing MRDDLPIYTMERTVNETEIDHLNHVNNVMYVQWANDIAMDHWLNAATDEMKDAYDWVMIKHCIEYKNSAKLNDEIVIKTQVGRATNVRYERFIEIYKKDGMQLLAKTTSDWCAVDKSGKPVRISQELRDLFEIHS
- a CDS encoding glutaminyl-peptide cyclotransferase, which translates into the protein MNWRNSVFLLTIALSLSACKTELEKFNKNYKVVVNNPKSSWNDGDTVNLSLLDDANMGMDSVVWRQNGRVLDGVDGVTLSRKLTNQPLGKLTYEATIYQNGRIARAKETIEKYNTKAPKIYKYQVVNEYPHSDAYTQGLEFNDATLYESAGQYNESDIRTTDVETGEILLKKELDKNVFAEGLTILDKTVYQLTWKSGYAYTYDLDLNRTGEFAYNRSKEGWGLCNDGEYLYKSDGSNKIWKIDPETFEELEYIQIVSDKKVFEKINELEWVNGKIYANIYQQNVVMIVNPENGALEAVIDMNGLQDRLDKTVVENWNDQDNVLNGIAYDSSNDRLFVTGKRWNKLFEIAIQN
- a CDS encoding SDR family oxidoreductase; protein product: MKNVVLVTGGSSGIGKAIAQYLHDRNYKVYGTSRSPEKYADLPFTLLQLDVQDQISVNKAVEELIQREGKLDILINNAGVGITGPMEETPIDEVKHAMDTNFYGPLRVLQAVLPHMRKQKSGRVINITSIAGYMGLPYRGIYSASKGALEIATEAYRMECAHLNIHFSNVAPGDFATNISAGRFHAPVKENGDYAAGYKHTLNLIDEHVEDGSDPIEVAQVIHKILQQSNPGIHYKVGSFLQKFSITLKKILPEKSYEKMLKKHYGLK
- a CDS encoding sterol desaturase family protein, whose protein sequence is MDTYLDLFLNSFSDYANYLWSEITTPAWNNYFYWLIGLSVLVFCLEIWLPWRKNQKILRKDFWLDLFYLFFNFFLFSLVGYNAISNIGVQLFNDLLQSIGLENMVAFELQTWPAWSQLLIMFVVADFVQWNIHRLLHRVPWLWQFHKVHHSVKEMGFAAQFRFHFMETIIYKTLQYLPLAMIGFGIQQFFVVHMIGVFIGHLNHANLNWDYGPFKYILNNPKMHLWHHARKLPNGRKYGVNYGLSLSVWDYLFGTAVVPYHDPELELGFPGDENFPEDLANQMIYPFKKGE